Proteins encoded within one genomic window of Brassica rapa cultivar Chiifu-401-42 chromosome A09, CAAS_Brap_v3.01, whole genome shotgun sequence:
- the LOC103841459 gene encoding FBD-associated F-box protein At4g10400 isoform X1, which yields MDRISELPDELLVKILMSVPTKVAVSTSILSKRWEYLWMWLTKLEYLHRDHCSEPGCKRLQSFLDRNLPLHRAPVIESFRLELCSSHFKPENISTWVSTAVSHCLRELDILHDDTEPAMSNILPSNLFTCKSLVVLKLVGEILLDVPRVVSLPSLKTLKIQSVRYFDEETLQRLLSNCPILEDLVVDLRDYDYESAGKLTVAVPSLQSLSLYIPYCQDLDGFVIETPNLKYFKLMDHSISGHYCLIEKMPCLIEAYLEVNLPDMKSLIGSITSVKRLTICSEGIMMLGEGFVFNQLEHLEVCFCTLFSSDLVIELLLKASSNLKRLGFSFMEHHVPQGMVHWNQPTIVPECILSSLESFSWSKYTGEPEERDIVVYILKHALHLKTATINSYGSDVWKLEMLKELELSPRASATCQLLFD from the exons ATGGACAGAATCAGTGAGTTGCCTGATGAACTGCTTGTTAAGATATTAATGTCTGTTCCGACAAAAGTTGCTGTGTCCACAAGCATCTTGTCGAAACGGTGGGAGTATCTTTGGATGTGGTTGACTAAACTCGAGTACCTTCATAGAGATCATTGTTCAGAGCCTGGATGCAAGAGGCTACAAAGTTTTCTCGACAGAAACCTGCCACTACATAGAGCTCCGGTTATAGAAAGCTTCCGTCTCGAATTATGTAGTTCGCATTTTAAACCTGAGAACATcagtacgtgggtttcaacaGCAGTTTCTCACTGCCTACGTGAGCTGGATATCTTACATGACGACACCGAACCGGCTATGTCAAACATACTGCCGAGTAACTTGTTCACTTGCAAATCTCTCGTGGTCTTGAAACTGGTTGGTGAGATCCTCTTGGATGTTCCTCGAGTGGTCTCTCTTCCCTctctcaaaactctgaaaattcAAAGTGTGAGATACTTCGATGAAGAAACTCTTCAACGGCTTCTTTCAAATTGCCCGATTCTTGAAGATCTAGTGGTGGATTTACGTGATTATGATTATGAATCTGCGGGAAAGTTGACTGTTGCTGTTCCATCTTTGCAGAGTTTGTCACTTTACATACCCTATTGTCAGGATCTAGATGGGTTTGTGATAGAAACTCCTAATTTAAAGTATTTCAAACTTATGGATCATAGTATTAGTGGTCACTACTGTCTGATTGAGAAGATGCCTTGTCTGATCGAGGCATATCTAGAGGTTAATCTTCCTGATATGAAGAGTCTTATTGGATCAATCACATCTGTCAAGCGTCTTACAATATGTTCAGAG GGTATTATGATGCTTGGTGAAGGTTTTGTCTTCAACCAACTTGAACATCTGGAGGTATGTTTTTGCACACTGTTTTCCTCGGATCTAGTCATCGAGCTACTGCTCAAAGCTTCTTCCAACTTGAAGAGACTAGGCTTTTCCTTCATGGAA CATCATGTTCCTCAAGGTATGGTTCACTGGAATCAACCAACCATTGTTCCTGAATGTATATTGTCGAGTCTAGAAAGTTTCAGCTGGTCGAAATATACAGGAGAACCAGAAGAGAGGGATATTGTGGTTTACATTCTGAAACATGCTCTTCACTTAAAGACTGCAACAATCAATTCATATGGATCAGATGTTTGGAAACTTGAGATGTTAAAGGAGTTGGAACTTTCTCCTAGAGCTTCAGCTACATGCCAACTCTTGTTTGATTGA
- the LOC103841459 gene encoding F-box protein At4g09920 isoform X2 → MDRISELPDELLVKILMSVPTKVAVSTSILSKRWEYLWMWLTKLEYLHRDHCSEPGCKRLQSFLDRNLPLHRAPVIESFRLELCSSHFKPENISTWVSTAVSHCLRELDILHDDTEPAMSNILPSNLFTCKSLVVLKLVGEILLDVPRVVSLPSLKTLKIQSVRYFDEETLQRLLSNCPILEDLVVDLRDYDYESAGKLTVAVPSLQSLSLYIPYCQDLDGFVIETPNLKYFKLMDHSISGHYCLIEKMPCLIEAYLEVNLPDMKSLIGSITSVKRLTICSEGIMMLGEGFVFNQLEHLEVCFCTLFSSDLVIELLLKASSNLKRLGFSFMEHHVPQGEPEERDIVVYILKHALHLKTATINSYGSDVWKLEMLKELELSPRASATCQLLFD, encoded by the exons ATGGACAGAATCAGTGAGTTGCCTGATGAACTGCTTGTTAAGATATTAATGTCTGTTCCGACAAAAGTTGCTGTGTCCACAAGCATCTTGTCGAAACGGTGGGAGTATCTTTGGATGTGGTTGACTAAACTCGAGTACCTTCATAGAGATCATTGTTCAGAGCCTGGATGCAAGAGGCTACAAAGTTTTCTCGACAGAAACCTGCCACTACATAGAGCTCCGGTTATAGAAAGCTTCCGTCTCGAATTATGTAGTTCGCATTTTAAACCTGAGAACATcagtacgtgggtttcaacaGCAGTTTCTCACTGCCTACGTGAGCTGGATATCTTACATGACGACACCGAACCGGCTATGTCAAACATACTGCCGAGTAACTTGTTCACTTGCAAATCTCTCGTGGTCTTGAAACTGGTTGGTGAGATCCTCTTGGATGTTCCTCGAGTGGTCTCTCTTCCCTctctcaaaactctgaaaattcAAAGTGTGAGATACTTCGATGAAGAAACTCTTCAACGGCTTCTTTCAAATTGCCCGATTCTTGAAGATCTAGTGGTGGATTTACGTGATTATGATTATGAATCTGCGGGAAAGTTGACTGTTGCTGTTCCATCTTTGCAGAGTTTGTCACTTTACATACCCTATTGTCAGGATCTAGATGGGTTTGTGATAGAAACTCCTAATTTAAAGTATTTCAAACTTATGGATCATAGTATTAGTGGTCACTACTGTCTGATTGAGAAGATGCCTTGTCTGATCGAGGCATATCTAGAGGTTAATCTTCCTGATATGAAGAGTCTTATTGGATCAATCACATCTGTCAAGCGTCTTACAATATGTTCAGAG GGTATTATGATGCTTGGTGAAGGTTTTGTCTTCAACCAACTTGAACATCTGGAGGTATGTTTTTGCACACTGTTTTCCTCGGATCTAGTCATCGAGCTACTGCTCAAAGCTTCTTCCAACTTGAAGAGACTAGGCTTTTCCTTCATGGAA CATCATGTTCCTCAAG GAGAACCAGAAGAGAGGGATATTGTGGTTTACATTCTGAAACATGCTCTTCACTTAAAGACTGCAACAATCAATTCATATGGATCAGATGTTTGGAAACTTGAGATGTTAAAGGAGTTGGAACTTTCTCCTAGAGCTTCAGCTACATGCCAACTCTTGTTTGATTGA